GAGGCTCGTATGCACCTCGAATACGCCCTCGATAGCACCTCGACGCGAACCCCACTCCTCGGGAACGACAGTCAGCGTGCCATCGGTGGAGGCGGCGCCACCGGCGGCCCGGTCTGTACGGCCGCGCGGTCTCTCTCGCCGCTCCCGCGGCCCGGTCGGGCTCGGGGCTGAGCCCGTGGCTTCGGAGACGTCGGCTTTCCACGGCGGTGGCCTCATGGGCGCACGCGTGCGTGCCTTCGATTGGACGACCACGTCTTTGGGGCCGCAGGAGCGCTGGCCCCCTCGCTGCTGACCCTCGTGCGGATCATGCTCAACTCGCGCCAGCCCATGTTCATCGCCTGGGGCGCGGACCGCACGCTGATCTACAACGACACCTACGCGCCCATGCTGGGTGAGCGCCACCCCGCGGCCCTGGGTCGCCCGTTCTTCGAGACTTGGCCCGAGGTGCGGGGAGAGGTCGGTGCGCTGATGGATCGTGTGTACGCTGGCGACCCCGTGCACAAGAACGACCTGGCTCTCACCCTCCATCGCAACGGCTATCCCGAGGAGACGCACTTCGCTTTCTCCTACACGCCCGTGCCAGGGGATGACGGAGCAATGACCGGCCTGTTCTGCGCCTGCACCGAGATGACCCGTCAGGTTCTCGCCGAGCGGCAGGCCGCATCCGAGCGCCAGCGTCAGCAAGCGCTACTCCACGCATCGGTTCTGTCAGGCCCGCACCCGTAGGCCTGAGCGTGTGGGCGCGCGCACGAGCGGAACGCCGTGCCTGCGTGGGGACCGGCGTCGTCGCGCAGTCTCCCTTTCGCCAGCTGATGCTGGCTGCGCCAGCCTTGCCCAACCAGGCCACAGACAGGACGCCACGCTCCCGAGGTACCTGTCCTTTTCGCTCAAGCAACGCGCTTCGGAATTGTCAGGAGGGCGCGCCGGCACGCGAAACGTGCGGCGCGTATGTGACCGCCATGATCCGCTTTTTCCCTTCCTGGTGCCCCCGGTTGTTGGGTTGCGCGCTTGAGCTTCTTGCTTGGAGGCAGCCAGCCGCGCCCGCGGCGGTTCCGATCGGGACAGTCGATGCCCAGCTCAAGGCCATCGATTGAACGCTCGATTTCATCGGCCACATCGACGCTGTAGGTCGCGTCTGCTTACGGGATTCCGCCGTAGTCAGCTGAATGGCTGAGTTGGGTGCTTTCCCGCCCGTCCGCTTCTGGACAGCGGTTGCATCGAAGCGGAGATCGTCGGCGCCCTCACAGGAAGGGAAAATATCATCGGCGCTTGTCTCCGCCGGGTTTAAGTTCGTCGATGTGGTAAGCCATCAAGGGTGCCAGTCGCGCGATGTGCGGCTGCCATCGTGCCCGTTGCGCGAGATAAAGCTCCGCGCCTGCCTCGCTGGCCATCGCCTCGATCCCCGCCGAAGAGAGTTGCCTGACAGCTTCTGCGAAGCGCGTGCGCCATGCCTCGCTTTCAGCGCTGCTGACGTCGGCTGGCGTCGGCAGGTCTCCGCGCAAAAATGTCGTTTCGAGCGTGACTACGAGCAGCATGGCAACGCGCCAGATTGCGTCGACGGCGGCGGCCTCCTTCAACCATGCCGCCTGACGGCCTCCGATCCCGCTGCGGATCAGCGACACCGTATCGAGGGCGACGAAGACCTGTGCCGAGACCGAATAAAAGGGCTGACGGAACCGGAAGTAGAACAGCACAGGATAGAAATGATGCGCCTCCTTCATCTCGGACAAGGACTCCGCCAGATCGGCCAGGTGGGTATAGCCTGAACTAAACTGTCCCTGCGGCCCGAGCCGCGCCAGAAACTCGGCTGCATCAGCGCTCTCACCCGTCAAGAGATGGAGCTTGAGCCCCAGGGCATTGCGCTGCCGGAGCGCGCTGTAGACCTGCATCACGTAGGTCAGGACCAGAGACGTCGCCGACATACCGACGAGGGAGTTCACGAGATAAAGAACGCGGTAGCTATCGGTGACAGGTTTGAAGTCGCTGGCCCCCACGATCGCCATGCTGCTGCCGCCCGCGTAGAGGGCGGTCATGAAGTCAGTCGGCGTCTCGCCGCTGCTCGCCCGGACGGCCACACCGAGCGCGGGATGGATGATCAGACCGGCTCCGAGGGTCAGCCCCAAGGCCCAGAGCAGGACGTAGACGATGAGGATGACCGGGCCGCAGAAGGACAGCACGGCGCCCCGCTTCTGCCCGACCGCATCGGCGGCGGCGCGGAAGATCGCCCAGGTGAGATGGGCGACCCTGTCCGCGATCAGGCCTGTCCCGATGCGCGCGTAGAGAACCGTCAGGAAGATGTCGGCGAGGACGACGCCCATGACGAGCACGCCCGATGCCTGTTCGAGGACGGGCAGGATCAGGCCAGCCATCCTTCCGACCTCAAGCGTTGGTCAGGGCCCAAGGACGCATCGCTTCTGGGCCGATGATGTCGGGCGGCGGTTTGAAGCCGCGTGCCGCGCCCCGCATCGCCTCGGCACGACGGCGGAAGCCGCTGCGCTGGCGGTAATCGCGTCGGACCTTCTCAGACGGAGCAAGGGGGCTTCCGAGAGGCTCCGCGCACAGATCACGTCGGCTGCGGTGACGCCGGCCAAAGCCACAAGGGCGATCACCACATTGTCCTTGCGCGGATTATGGCCCTCAAGCCCTGGCAGCACCGTGGCGATATCGAGCGCGTCTCCGGCCACACGCGCCGAGATCCACGGGGTCGGGTCGCGTGCACCCAAGATACCGATCCCCTGCAGGAGTTCGCGCACGCCGTAGGCTCGGATGATTGTGGCCGAGCGCGGCATTCCAAGCCAGCGAGCGATGGCGCCACCGCACGCCACCTCGGTAAGCCCAAGGCCGATCGAGAACCAACCTAAGCCTTGGGCAAGCTCTCTGGTTGCGGGATCTGGCCTGCGGCGCGGGTCTGAAACGAGGTAGCCCGGCAACTCAGAGCGATCAGGAGGGCCGCTCCGGCGGCGTTGAGTCATAGCCTCGGACATGCTGACTTCCTCGCTGCTGCTGGGGAGAGGCGAAGTAAGCAGGCCCGCTATAGCTCGACGGGCCGCGGAGCCACTCAGGGTCTGAGCACCACCTTGATGCAGTTGTCCTTCTTGTCGCGGAATGTCTTGTACATCTCGGGCCCTTGTTCGAGCTTGGCCCGATGGGTGATGACGAAGGACGGGTCGATCTGACCGTCGCCGATGCGCTTGACGAGGTCATCGGTCCAT
This window of the Methylobacterium tardum genome carries:
- a CDS encoding two pore domain potassium channel family protein — encoded protein: MLPVLEQASGVLVMGVVLADIFLTVLYARIGTGLIADRVAHLTWAIFRAAADAVGQKRGAVLSFCGPVILIVYVLLWALGLTLGAGLIIHPALGVAVRASSGETPTDFMTALYAGGSSMAIVGASDFKPVTDSYRVLYLVNSLVGMSATSLVLTYVMQVYSALRQRNALGLKLHLLTGESADAAEFLARLGPQGQFSSGYTHLADLAESLSEMKEAHHFYPVLFYFRFRQPFYSVSAQVFVALDTVSLIRSGIGGRQAAWLKEAAAVDAIWRVAMLLVVTLETTFLRGDLPTPADVSSAESEAWRTRFAEAVRQLSSAGIEAMASEAGAELYLAQRARWQPHIARLAPLMAYHIDELKPGGDKRR
- a CDS encoding PAS domain-containing protein, with the translated sequence MDDHVFGAAGALAPSLLTLVRIMLNSRQPMFIAWGADRTLIYNDTYAPMLGERHPAALGRPFFETWPEVRGEVGALMDRVYAGDPVHKNDLALTLHRNGYPEETHFAFSYTPVPGDDGAMTGLFCACTEMTRQVLAERQAASERQRQQALLHASVLSGPHP